In Treponema sp. OMZ 798, the following proteins share a genomic window:
- a CDS encoding GNAT family N-acetyltransferase — MEYRNANIDDIKMVAELQKRYHVSTVSEEDKKDGFVTTEFTYDQFKAIIEKENGLTIACDNGKVVAYAMAASWDFWSAWPMFQFMIKDLPNVSYLGKQLTTENSFQYGPVCIDKAYRGKNVVRNLFETSRREMSKRFPILITFINEANPRSFAAHTKKVGFEVIKKFDYNNNHYYELGYDMSKPVEGADV, encoded by the coding sequence ATGGAATACAGAAATGCTAATATTGATGACATTAAAATGGTTGCTGAACTTCAAAAAAGATATCATGTGTCTACCGTGAGTGAAGAAGATAAAAAAGACGGTTTTGTAACTACCGAATTTACCTATGATCAGTTTAAGGCTATTATCGAAAAAGAAAACGGATTGACCATAGCCTGCGACAATGGAAAGGTTGTGGCCTATGCTATGGCCGCTTCTTGGGATTTTTGGTCGGCCTGGCCTATGTTCCAATTTATGATTAAGGATCTTCCTAATGTAAGCTATCTTGGCAAGCAGCTGACAACGGAAAACTCTTTTCAATACGGGCCTGTTTGTATTGACAAGGCTTATCGCGGAAAGAATGTAGTGCGCAATTTATTTGAAACCTCTCGCCGAGAGATGAGTAAACGCTTTCCGATTTTAATTACGTTTATAAACGAAGCAAATCCCCGTTCCTTTGCAGCCCATACAAAAAAGGTCGGCTTTGAAGTTATAAAAAAATTCGATTATAATAATAATCATTATTATGAACTGGGTTACGATATGTCCAAGCCTGTAGAAGGAGCTGATGTTTAG
- a CDS encoding MBL fold metallo-hydrolase: MKVYLHFSPQLFANTYLIGNEITKDAVIIDPAKITEKMIHQIEQNGFNLKAVLLTHNLESPYETGLNTILKIYSPKVYAGSCFSENVTINTLRGDGIIDVAGYPVRYFAIPAHSSYSYMFQIENIVFTGTSLSAGMIGETSNTYAERTLRNILKTKLMSLEDNLIIMPFYGPPSSVGTERKFNPSFFQDFENKSF; this comes from the coding sequence ATGAAAGTTTATCTTCATTTTTCGCCCCAACTTTTTGCAAATACCTATCTTATCGGAAATGAAATCACAAAGGATGCCGTTATCATCGATCCTGCAAAGATAACGGAAAAGATGATTCATCAAATCGAACAAAACGGCTTTAATTTAAAAGCCGTTTTATTGACGCACAATCTTGAAAGCCCTTATGAAACAGGGCTTAATACCATTTTAAAAATTTACAGCCCAAAGGTTTACGCCGGAAGCTGTTTTTCTGAAAATGTAACAATAAATACATTGAGAGGTGACGGGATTATAGATGTAGCCGGTTATCCTGTAAGATATTTTGCAATTCCGGCACACTCATCATATTCTTACATGTTTCAAATTGAGAATATTGTATTTACCGGAACATCCTTATCTGCAGGAATGATCGGCGAAACTTCTAATACATATGCAGAGCGGACTCTGCGCAATATTTTAAAAACAAAACTCATGAGTTTGGAAGATAATCTTATTATTATGCCTTTTTACGGACCTCCAAGTTCTGTAGGGACGGAGCGTAAATTCAATCCTTCGTTTTTTCAAGATTTTGAAAATAAATCTTTTTAA
- a CDS encoding glycoside hydrolase family 3 N-terminal domain-containing protein, translating to MKRYFFAFFCCFFVYSFLFGDDSDIRSYISKMTSEEKASQVLMMSIEGEKKFPPYLSSYFDSYTPGAFILFGYNFSDTPQACAYYIKSVKQSVQNLSKSKTFIPPFFASDFEGGRVYRIRKIGSPLPSPKKIAKTLTEEEALALYTHTAEQINLLGIHLNLAPIVEKERSQGSGFLDDRIFSNDEDVLVRYAKAFISGMKKGGMLSTVKHFPGNAETDPHLSKSIIDVDQDIFYRDFINPFRRIIYGSDEVVLISHAEVSFIEKKPFCFSKIGIEKFLRNELNFKGLIITDDMAMKALKTDGRSTEDNVLLALAAGCDMVMCSEPKFKELVEVISKKMKAESDFLKRIDDAVFNILKTKIKMGIIDETCRPIEKYKFNKEKFYKAKKDAENILKNSKQSK from the coding sequence ATGAAACGTTATTTTTTTGCTTTCTTTTGTTGTTTTTTTGTTTATTCTTTTCTTTTTGGCGATGATTCAGATATTCGATCTTATATTTCAAAAATGACTAGTGAAGAAAAAGCTTCTCAGGTTTTAATGATGAGTATTGAGGGGGAAAAAAAATTTCCTCCTTATTTAAGTTCCTATTTTGACTCTTATACGCCGGGAGCTTTTATTTTATTCGGATATAATTTTTCGGATACGCCTCAAGCTTGTGCTTATTATATAAAATCGGTAAAGCAGTCTGTACAAAATTTGTCCAAATCAAAAACGTTTATACCACCTTTTTTTGCATCCGATTTTGAAGGCGGACGTGTTTATCGAATACGAAAAATTGGATCACCTCTCCCTTCACCTAAAAAAATAGCGAAAACATTAACGGAAGAAGAAGCCCTAGCCCTATACACGCATACGGCAGAGCAAATCAATTTATTGGGTATACATTTAAATTTAGCTCCTATTGTTGAAAAAGAAAGATCACAAGGTTCCGGTTTTTTGGATGACCGCATTTTTTCTAATGATGAAGATGTTTTAGTAAGATATGCTAAAGCTTTTATTTCCGGGATGAAAAAGGGCGGGATGCTTTCTACAGTTAAGCATTTTCCCGGAAATGCGGAAACAGATCCGCATCTTTCAAAAAGTATTATTGATGTTGATCAAGATATTTTTTATAGGGATTTTATTAATCCTTTTCGCCGAATTATTTATGGCAGTGATGAAGTTGTTTTAATTTCTCATGCTGAAGTTTCATTTATAGAGAAAAAGCCTTTTTGTTTTTCAAAAATCGGAATAGAAAAATTTTTACGTAATGAATTAAATTTTAAGGGCTTAATTATTACCGATGATATGGCTATGAAGGCCCTTAAAACGGATGGGCGATCTACAGAGGATAATGTGCTTTTAGCTTTAGCAGCAGGCTGTGATATGGTAATGTGTTCCGAACCTAAGTTTAAAGAACTCGTAGAGGTAATTTCAAAAAAAATGAAAGCAGAATCCGATTTTTTAAAAAGAATAGATGATGCGGTATTTAATATTTTAAAAACAAAAATAAAAATGGGTATTATTGACGAAACATGTAGGCCTATCGAAAAATATAAATTTAATAAAGAAAAATTTTATAAAGCAAAAAAAGATGCGGAGAATATTTTAAAAAACTCAAAGCAGTCTAAATAA
- a CDS encoding metal ABC transporter permease — translation MNMEIILIAIIVSASCALCGVFLVLRRMSLMSDAISHSIIIGIVLGFFISKTLSSSIPLTGAVIAGMASVIFTEALQKTKLIKSDAAIGLVFPFLFSLGVILVSLYAGNVHLDTDSVLLGELAFAPFDRINFFNFSLPKSLVQMSGILLFDLLFIIMFFKELKLTTFDPNLAKSIGFSPAIMHYGLMFAVSLTCVGAFDSVGAVLVTALMIAPAAAALLLTNSLFYMIAISIFIASAASISGFYLAVKIDGSISGSMAAMTGLFFLLAYLFSPKDGLVKRRAEQKNLKIDFAVKMLIVHLLHHQGEENMDSECREKHLCEHINWTEKKAHTVVLAAKRLGYIKKENGLLLLSPLGRDEAEKSITNI, via the coding sequence ATGAATATGGAAATAATATTAATTGCAATTATTGTCTCCGCTTCATGTGCCCTCTGCGGAGTATTTTTAGTTTTAAGAAGAATGTCTTTGATGAGCGATGCAATAAGCCACTCAATCATAATAGGAATCGTACTAGGTTTTTTTATAAGCAAAACCTTATCTTCAAGCATACCCTTGACAGGTGCCGTTATAGCCGGAATGGCCTCGGTTATATTTACAGAAGCCTTACAAAAAACAAAGCTTATAAAAAGCGATGCAGCCATAGGTCTTGTTTTTCCGTTTTTATTCAGCCTTGGAGTTATCTTGGTTTCACTCTATGCAGGAAATGTTCATTTGGATACCGATTCCGTCTTATTGGGAGAATTAGCCTTTGCACCCTTTGACCGAATAAATTTTTTTAATTTTTCTCTTCCCAAAAGCTTGGTTCAAATGAGCGGAATTCTTTTATTCGATTTACTTTTTATCATAATGTTTTTTAAAGAATTAAAGCTGACAACCTTTGATCCTAACTTGGCAAAATCAATAGGCTTTTCGCCTGCAATTATGCATTACGGATTAATGTTTGCAGTGAGCCTTACCTGCGTCGGAGCCTTTGATTCTGTCGGAGCCGTTTTAGTTACAGCCTTGATGATAGCTCCGGCTGCAGCAGCCCTCTTATTGACAAACAGTCTTTTTTATATGATAGCAATTTCAATTTTTATTGCTTCGGCGGCTTCAATAAGCGGCTTCTACCTTGCAGTAAAAATCGACGGAAGCATATCGGGTTCAATGGCAGCGATGACAGGGCTGTTTTTTTTACTTGCTTACCTATTCTCTCCAAAGGACGGATTGGTAAAACGAAGGGCCGAACAAAAAAATCTAAAAATAGATTTTGCCGTCAAGATGCTCATTGTGCATCTTTTGCATCATCAAGGTGAAGAAAATATGGACAGCGAATGCCGGGAAAAACATTTATGCGAGCATATTAACTGGACAGAAAAAAAAGCCCATACAGTAGTACTAGCGGCAAAACGGCTGGGATATATAAAAAAAGAAAACGGTTTACTTCTTTTGTCTCCATTAGGAAGGGACGAAGCGGAAAAATCGATAACAAATATTTAA
- a CDS encoding pentapeptide repeat-containing protein produces MFSFDRKTEYQDFLALLKKSDSLNGLNLSGLEFEDLDLSKKSFTGCLFSNSKFKNCNFTNLHLRMCFFDFCEINSCNFQGSDIQFSSFGGAKIIRTDFKNSELLQNNFNGINAEEVSFNDSDLYSSRFMFSFLKNVYFQNCNLKKTLFLHAEEDGVSYKSSNTREAVFTEGDEFV; encoded by the coding sequence ATGTTTAGTTTTGATAGAAAAACGGAATACCAAGATTTTCTCGCTCTTTTAAAAAAATCGGATTCTTTAAACGGTTTAAATTTATCCGGTTTGGAATTTGAAGATTTAGATCTTTCAAAAAAATCCTTTACAGGATGCTTATTTTCAAACAGCAAATTTAAAAACTGTAATTTCACTAATCTGCATCTTAGAATGTGTTTTTTTGATTTTTGTGAAATAAACTCTTGTAATTTTCAAGGTTCCGATATTCAGTTTTCCTCCTTTGGCGGAGCAAAGATTATCCGTACGGATTTTAAAAATTCCGAGCTTTTACAAAATAATTTTAACGGAATCAATGCTGAAGAAGTTTCTTTTAATGATTCTGATCTTTACAGCTCGCGTTTTATGTTTTCGTTTTTAAAGAATGTTTATTTTCAAAACTGCAACTTAAAAAAGACCTTATTTTTACATGCGGAAGAAGACGGGGTTTCTTATAAGTCATCCAATACCCGTGAGGCTGTTTTTACTGAAGGAGATGAATTTGTATGA
- a CDS encoding metal ABC transporter solute-binding protein, Zn/Mn family, with product MTKRKLIRSSLAVLTILLSLVFFSCSKTEKTSETKDSGKIKVTATIGMVADIAKVIGGDEVNVQALMGAGVDPHLYRASAGDMEKLQKADIIFYNGLHLEAKMGEVLQKISSTRKTVAVAESIPKEHLLPFEESEFDPHVWFDVKLWKYATESVYKTLAEFTPQKKEAFKKNYEAYILKLDELDEFIKKRASEIPQEKRVIVTAHDAFNYFSKAYGFEVRGLQGISTVSEAGAKDVQELADFITKRKLPAIFVESSVPEKNVKALQQAVKSRGYDVSIGGELFSDAMGDEGSFEGTYIGMLTHNINTIIDALKK from the coding sequence ATGACAAAAAGAAAATTAATAAGATCAAGTTTAGCAGTGCTTACTATATTATTAAGTTTGGTATTTTTCTCATGTTCTAAAACAGAGAAAACAAGCGAAACTAAGGATTCAGGTAAGATAAAAGTTACAGCCACAATAGGTATGGTTGCCGATATAGCAAAGGTTATCGGCGGAGATGAGGTAAATGTACAAGCCTTAATGGGAGCAGGGGTCGATCCCCACCTTTACAGGGCAAGTGCAGGAGATATGGAGAAGCTTCAAAAAGCCGATATCATTTTTTATAACGGGCTTCATCTTGAAGCAAAGATGGGAGAGGTTTTGCAAAAAATATCTTCTACCCGCAAAACTGTAGCAGTTGCCGAAAGTATCCCCAAGGAGCATCTATTACCCTTCGAGGAATCCGAATTCGATCCCCATGTTTGGTTTGATGTCAAGCTATGGAAATATGCAACGGAATCCGTATATAAAACATTGGCAGAATTTACTCCGCAAAAAAAAGAGGCTTTCAAGAAGAACTATGAAGCCTATATTTTAAAACTTGATGAACTTGACGAATTTATCAAAAAAAGAGCTTCGGAGATTCCGCAGGAAAAGAGAGTTATTGTTACCGCCCATGATGCCTTCAACTATTTCAGCAAGGCCTACGGTTTTGAAGTCAGAGGCTTACAAGGCATCAGCACAGTAAGCGAGGCAGGAGCAAAAGACGTGCAGGAGCTTGCAGACTTTATTACAAAAAGAAAACTTCCGGCCATCTTCGTTGAAAGCTCGGTGCCCGAAAAAAACGTAAAAGCCTTGCAGCAGGCTGTAAAGTCCAGAGGCTATGATGTTTCGATAGGCGGAGAACTTTTTTCGGATGCAATGGGAGATGAGGGCAGCTTTGAAGGAACATATATAGGAATGCTGACCCACAATATAAACACGATAATAGATGCCTTAAAAAAATAA
- the troC gene encoding transition metal ABC transporter permease subunit TroC has protein sequence MNGIIKFFADYTLRNVFLGTMLLGIGSGVVGSFAVLRKQSLLGDAIAHAALPGVVIAFLLTGSKMTLPLLLGAGITGLIGTFFINNIVNNSKVDTDAAQGIVLGVFLGLGFLLLTYVQKLPGAGKSGLDKFIFGQAATITQQDVIIIFIVEAFILIIIALLWKELKLSTFDPGFSQSIGFSPKITELILTVLIVITIVIGIQSVGVILMSALLLAPAAAARQWTDRLSIMCLLSAFFGAASGMGGAVISSQVLKMPTGPVIVCFLTAFTLISILFSPHRGIIQAKIKKLYIKTKILKNIGN, from the coding sequence ATGAACGGGATAATAAAATTTTTTGCCGACTACACTTTGAGAAATGTTTTTTTAGGAACGATGCTTTTAGGAATCGGATCGGGCGTGGTAGGCAGCTTTGCCGTCTTACGTAAACAAAGCTTACTCGGAGATGCAATTGCACACGCAGCTCTCCCCGGAGTAGTAATAGCATTTTTACTTACAGGCTCTAAAATGACACTGCCTCTTTTACTAGGCGCAGGTATTACGGGACTAATAGGAACATTCTTTATAAACAACATTGTAAATAACTCAAAGGTTGACACGGATGCGGCTCAAGGGATTGTATTGGGTGTTTTTTTAGGCTTAGGCTTTTTGCTTTTAACCTACGTCCAAAAACTGCCGGGAGCCGGGAAAAGCGGTCTTGACAAATTTATCTTCGGACAGGCGGCAACTATCACACAACAAGATGTGATTATAATTTTTATAGTCGAAGCATTTATCCTTATAATTATTGCTCTTTTATGGAAAGAATTAAAACTATCTACATTTGATCCGGGATTTTCTCAATCAATAGGTTTTTCACCTAAAATAACGGAATTAATTTTGACGGTTTTAATCGTGATTACAATAGTTATAGGAATACAATCTGTCGGAGTAATTTTGATGAGTGCTCTTTTACTTGCACCTGCCGCTGCAGCAAGGCAATGGACTGATAGATTAAGCATAATGTGCCTCCTATCTGCCTTTTTTGGAGCCGCATCCGGAATGGGCGGAGCAGTAATTTCTTCTCAAGTTTTAAAAATGCCTACAGGACCTGTAATAGTTTGCTTTTTAACGGCCTTTACACTTATTTCAATCCTATTTAGTCCTCATAGAGGAATTATTCAGGCAAAAATAAAAAAACTTTATATAAAAACCAAAATACTTAAAAACATAGGGAATTAA
- a CDS encoding YncE family protein, producing MKKNLLIFCFFVYAISAFADFVLDLNLQPYKNAEFFADGHKVEPKLISSDKTLGFLKFNLKDTPASLVIKKEGFRTHTFDLTLIQNKKAFVVLSPEDSKYDVVKVFPTGKKPKSVTFVNNNTVAAALLDGSGIDIINIETGNTKRISPPKEYAEKFGFVESLVLKHKNELWVSQMPTASIHVFDLTSFEYKRTIKTSGTWSKVMAYNAAIDRVYLSNWTSQDISIIDPSTYKEEKKIKTKAVPRGMAFSQDGKFIYCAQFEDSAGNSQCKLIKKSLADYKTVYEGGVKGAKRHIVTDYERKLIYVSDMKNDIVEVYSTDKDELVATIKVFFNPNTIQLSPDKKILYVSCRGPNNPDKGYLYKGYVFGRLDIIDTKTLTRIESIEAGNQPTGLDVSPDGKKIVLSDFLDNRIKVYELRSSLLE from the coding sequence ATGAAAAAAAATTTGTTGATATTTTGCTTTTTTGTTTACGCTATTTCAGCTTTTGCCGATTTTGTTTTAGATCTTAATCTTCAGCCTTATAAAAATGCGGAATTTTTTGCCGATGGACATAAGGTTGAACCTAAGCTTATATCATCCGATAAAACCTTAGGATTTTTGAAGTTTAATTTAAAAGATACGCCGGCTTCCCTTGTTATAAAAAAAGAAGGCTTCCGTACCCATACTTTTGATTTGACTTTAATTCAAAATAAAAAAGCCTTTGTAGTTCTCTCTCCGGAAGATTCAAAATACGATGTAGTTAAGGTTTTTCCTACAGGAAAAAAGCCTAAGAGCGTAACCTTTGTAAACAATAATACCGTTGCAGCAGCCCTTCTTGACGGATCGGGCATCGATATTATAAATATTGAAACCGGAAATACAAAACGAATTTCGCCCCCAAAAGAATACGCAGAAAAATTCGGTTTTGTGGAATCCTTGGTTTTAAAACATAAAAACGAATTATGGGTTAGTCAAATGCCGACGGCTTCAATTCATGTTTTTGATCTTACATCTTTTGAATATAAAAGGACTATAAAGACTTCAGGCACTTGGAGTAAGGTAATGGCCTATAATGCCGCTATTGATCGGGTCTATTTGAGTAACTGGACTTCGCAGGATATAAGCATCATCGATCCTTCTACTTATAAAGAAGAAAAAAAGATAAAAACTAAGGCAGTACCGAGAGGCATGGCTTTTTCTCAAGACGGGAAATTTATCTACTGTGCCCAATTTGAAGACTCGGCCGGCAATTCCCAATGCAAACTTATAAAAAAATCTTTGGCCGATTATAAAACCGTTTACGAGGGCGGGGTAAAGGGAGCAAAGCGGCATATCGTTACAGATTATGAACGTAAGCTCATCTATGTTTCGGATATGAAAAACGATATTGTTGAAGTTTATTCTACCGATAAGGATGAACTTGTTGCAACTATCAAGGTATTTTTTAATCCCAACACAATTCAGCTTTCACCCGATAAAAAAATCCTCTATGTTTCATGCAGAGGGCCGAATAATCCCGATAAGGGCTATTTGTACAAGGGGTATGTCTTCGGCCGTCTCGATATAATCGACACAAAGACCCTCACCCGTATCGAAAGCATTGAAGCAGGAAATCAGCCTACAGGTTTGGATGTTTCCCCCGACGGTAAAAAAATAGTCCTATCCGATTTTTTGGATAATCGAATAAAGGTTTATGAATTAAGGTCTTCACTACTTGAATAA
- a CDS encoding metal ABC transporter ATP-binding protein produces the protein MNNCCAEHSQENLIPAFCVEDLTLAYREKPVLWDIDVCVPQGAMEAVVGPNGAGKSTLLKAMMGILPIASGEIKIFGKSYKSQRKRIAYVPQRSSVDWDFPTTVFDVVLMGSYGNLGWIKRPGQKEKKEALSALEKVGMAEFAKRQISELSGGQQQRVFLARALVQNADLYFMDEPFQGVDAATEQAIVKLLKELKANGKTLLVVHHDLQTVKDYFDRVLLLNVRLIAEGSVEEVFTEENLRKTYGGRIAYNSEKK, from the coding sequence ATGAACAATTGCTGTGCCGAACATTCACAAGAAAATTTAATTCCGGCTTTTTGCGTTGAAGACCTAACCTTGGCTTACCGCGAAAAGCCTGTACTCTGGGACATAGACGTATGTGTCCCGCAAGGAGCAATGGAAGCCGTAGTCGGCCCAAACGGTGCCGGGAAATCGACCCTGCTTAAAGCAATGATGGGTATTCTTCCTATAGCATCAGGCGAAATAAAAATATTCGGAAAATCATATAAATCTCAAAGGAAAAGAATAGCCTATGTACCGCAAAGAAGTTCGGTCGATTGGGATTTCCCTACAACCGTCTTTGATGTTGTTTTAATGGGTTCATACGGGAATTTAGGATGGATAAAACGACCCGGGCAAAAAGAAAAAAAAGAAGCCCTATCAGCCTTGGAAAAGGTAGGCATGGCAGAGTTCGCAAAACGCCAGATAAGCGAGCTTTCAGGCGGCCAACAGCAAAGAGTTTTTTTGGCAAGGGCTCTTGTTCAAAATGCGGATCTTTATTTTATGGATGAACCCTTTCAAGGAGTCGATGCAGCGACCGAACAGGCTATTGTAAAACTTTTAAAAGAACTAAAAGCAAACGGAAAGACTCTTTTGGTTGTTCATCACGATCTTCAGACAGTAAAGGATTACTTTGATAGGGTTCTCTTATTGAATGTAAGATTAATAGCCGAGGGAAGTGTTGAAGAAGTTTTTACCGAAGAAAACTTGCGCAAAACCTATGGAGGCAGAATCGCCTACAATTCTGAAAAAAAATGA
- a CDS encoding capsule assembly Wzi family protein, which produces MKNKIFIAVFIVMGLCAFSQAAVDIFDPLYEDIRIWENIGLLNDTPQLRPYPLQEIKRILNIVIEKGDTQQKKTAQDHYNRFFNRKIHFGGRTELNIRIPKKDQEFVLSPFMDINAEIFKYVTISGNVNVFLTNKIPSESPQPAFQYSKHDISEDGVFIGKFFLLPVFNTGAAVGTHNYYFSAAVARTDFGPFDNSNIFIGSQALHQGQFNFVANQERWTYTQSLLTLTAKNDLRDGYTYPNKFLALHSLNFRPLPWLSIGIVDSVIYGGRLEPIYLIPFSAYFISQGLYGFPDNSLIGGMFTIKPIQGLRIDGALYSDDIGFNEIVKFKKDAKWRISGQFGISYTMPKTHWFTLVDASYTFVTPYCYTHFDNGDFTKPNNQNYTHNGSPIGSNLQPNSDRILVKAQFKPLDGFSINIANTFIRHGNVTESVYDPIILKEYLQYGTYSTDGSVFNHSAVTTGEGAETKAKKHAFLYSTPFLTQQTIQYVNQLGLEGVVNLPILKSGGLIQVKLGYTFEANINPGVNSHIYNTKVDFSGLDEEQIINKTINEANNQLEAWREKAKGKEFNHYFNIGVKISY; this is translated from the coding sequence ATGAAAAATAAAATTTTTATCGCTGTTTTTATCGTTATGGGGCTTTGTGCTTTTTCTCAAGCTGCAGTGGACATCTTTGATCCCTTATATGAAGACATAAGGATATGGGAAAATATAGGATTACTTAATGACACTCCTCAGCTAAGACCGTATCCGTTACAAGAAATAAAACGAATTTTAAACATTGTCATTGAAAAAGGTGATACACAACAAAAGAAAACGGCACAAGATCACTATAATCGTTTTTTTAACAGAAAAATCCATTTTGGCGGCAGAACAGAGTTGAATATACGGATTCCGAAAAAAGATCAAGAATTTGTATTGTCTCCGTTTATGGATATTAATGCAGAGATTTTCAAATATGTAACAATCTCAGGAAATGTTAATGTCTTTTTAACAAATAAAATACCATCTGAATCACCTCAGCCTGCTTTTCAATACTCAAAACATGATATATCAGAAGATGGTGTATTTATAGGAAAATTCTTTCTGTTGCCTGTTTTTAACACAGGTGCTGCTGTAGGAACCCATAACTACTACTTCAGTGCAGCTGTTGCAAGAACAGACTTCGGCCCTTTCGATAATTCCAATATTTTTATAGGATCACAAGCTCTGCATCAAGGACAATTTAATTTTGTAGCTAATCAAGAAAGATGGACATACACCCAAAGTCTTCTTACTCTTACTGCAAAAAATGATTTGAGAGACGGCTATACATACCCCAATAAATTTCTAGCACTTCATTCATTAAATTTTAGACCTCTGCCTTGGTTATCAATTGGTATTGTTGATTCAGTCATATATGGAGGAAGGCTTGAACCGATATATCTTATACCTTTTTCTGCATATTTTATAAGTCAAGGTTTATACGGATTTCCTGATAATAGCTTAATCGGAGGCATGTTTACAATTAAACCTATTCAGGGCCTAAGAATTGATGGAGCATTATATTCTGATGATATAGGGTTCAATGAAATAGTCAAATTTAAAAAAGATGCAAAATGGAGGATTTCCGGTCAATTCGGAATTTCTTATACAATGCCTAAAACGCATTGGTTCACGCTTGTCGATGCAAGTTATACCTTTGTTACCCCCTATTGCTATACCCATTTTGACAATGGTGATTTTACGAAGCCAAATAATCAAAATTATACACATAATGGCAGCCCTATCGGAAGTAACTTACAACCAAATTCTGATCGTATACTAGTAAAAGCTCAATTCAAACCTCTGGATGGTTTTTCAATAAATATAGCAAACACTTTTATACGTCATGGCAATGTTACTGAAAGCGTATATGACCCAATTATATTAAAAGAATATCTTCAATATGGTACATACTCAACTGACGGCTCAGTATTCAATCATTCAGCTGTAACCACGGGAGAAGGGGCAGAAACAAAAGCTAAGAAACATGCTTTTCTTTATTCTACCCCCTTCCTAACCCAGCAGACAATTCAATATGTCAATCAGCTTGGATTAGAGGGTGTAGTTAACCTCCCAATCTTAAAATCGGGAGGTTTAATACAGGTTAAGCTAGGCTATACCTTTGAAGCAAATATAAATCCCGGAGTGAATAGTCATATTTATAATACAAAAGTTGATTTTTCAGGTTTAGATGAGGAACAAATAATAAACAAAACCATCAATGAGGCTAATAACCAACTAGAAGCTTGGAGAGAAAAAGCCAAAGGGAAAGAGTTTAATCACTACTTTAACATTGGCGTAAAAATCTCTTATTAA
- a CDS encoding metal-dependent transcriptional regulator — MQISQIATENYLKSIVKFLSESDKDIITTGELAKLLHVTPGTVTSMAKKLEKEGYIEYQNRIGCSLTEKGKKYGLNILRRHRLIETFLFQTLKMDWKDVHNEAENLEHAASDILIDKIDKYLGKPKRDPHGAVIPKKNQKEYTSIDLNLNKAACGIEYSIARLTGSEAQFEYYKKINLKLNSKIILQNKNEESGLAEIIIDENKVSCSTMILKNIFVEKIII; from the coding sequence GTGCAAATCTCGCAAATTGCAACCGAAAATTATTTAAAATCTATTGTCAAATTTTTATCGGAAAGCGATAAAGATATAATTACTACCGGTGAGCTCGCAAAACTATTACATGTTACACCCGGTACGGTAACCTCGATGGCAAAAAAGCTTGAAAAAGAAGGATACATAGAATATCAAAATCGGATAGGATGCAGCCTTACCGAAAAAGGCAAAAAATACGGCCTTAATATTTTAAGACGTCACAGGCTAATCGAAACCTTTTTATTTCAAACTCTCAAAATGGATTGGAAGGATGTTCATAACGAAGCGGAAAATTTAGAACATGCAGCCTCTGATATCTTAATAGATAAAATAGACAAATACTTGGGAAAGCCTAAAAGAGATCCGCATGGGGCGGTGATACCTAAAAAAAATCAAAAAGAATATACATCTATAGACTTAAATTTAAATAAAGCAGCTTGCGGAATAGAATACTCAATAGCGAGGCTTACAGGTTCGGAAGCTCAATTTGAATATTATAAAAAAATAAATCTAAAATTAAATTCTAAGATCATACTTCAAAATAAAAATGAAGAAAGCGGTTTGGCCGAAATAATAATAGATGAAAATAAAGTCTCATGCTCCACAATGATTTTAAAAAACATCTTCGTCGAAAAAATTATTATTTAG